The Bactrocera dorsalis isolate Fly_Bdor chromosome 2, ASM2337382v1, whole genome shotgun sequence region TCGCGTTTTAGTAAGCGTATTTTGTTCGCAAAAAACCGCTATGTGTTACCGCATCTCTATTAACTGTCATGAGTTGACTTTTCTGCATTTAAatatagtaaagggtgattttttaagagcttgataacttttttttaaaaaaaaacgcataaaatttgcaaaatctcatcggttctttatttgagacgttagattggttcatgacatttactttttgaagacaatttcatttaaatgttgaccgcggctgcgtcttaggtggtctattcggaaagtccaattttgggcaactttttcgagcatttcggccggaatagcccgaatttcttcggaaatgttgtcttccaaagctggaatagttgctggcttatttctgtagactttagacttgacgtagccccacaaaaaatagtctaaaggcgttaaatcgcatgatcttggtggccaacttacgggtccatttcttgagatgaattgttgtccgaagttttccctcaaaatggccatagaatcgcgagctgtgtggcatgtagcgccatcttgttgaaaccacatgtcaaccaagttcagttcttccatttttggcaacaaaaagtttgttagcatcgaacgatagcgatcgccattcaccgtaacgttgcgtccaacagcatctttgaaaaaatacggtccaatgattccaccagcgtacaaaccacaccaaacagtgcatttttcgggatgcatgggcagttcttgaacggcttctggttgctcttcaccccaaatgcggcaattttgcttatttacgtagccattcaaccagaaatgagcctcaccataaatcggacgtaaagcgcgaaacacatttcgaaccgaacactgattttggtaataaaattcaatgatttgcaagcgttgctcgttagtaagtctattcatgatgaaatgtcaaagcatactgagcatctttctctttgacaccatgtctgaaatcccacgtgatctgtcaaatactaatgcatgaaaatcctaacctcaaaaaaatcacccgttatgtagaCACGCTGACACTGATAAATCGTGTGCGTTTGTTTAGAAATAGCGTGTGaggaaaatactaaataaataacgTATGTAGCtctaagtaaatattaaattatatgtatgtatgtactatagcAGTATGTTTATTACCGCCGCCGCTGTTCATTGAAAAGTGTGCTACTAATTTGCTTGGGTTTTGCGCATCTCATATCATTCATATCAATGTAGATACGATGTTATAACGAAGAGTGTATGCATCAACATTAGAATTAAGAATATAGTACACTGTAAGTAAACCGatgttatatatatttgcatatattaataATAGATTTTCAGTCTGCACACGGGGCTCGAATTTCATCAGTATTATGTAATTTGGAAGAATAGTTTTGTTCCCCTTAGAACAAGTGAGTAGGTTTACTAACTGCGGTCTAATTAAGCGCTGGACTTATTCAATTTTAACCGAATTTAAACCGAAAGTAAATTTGTCATGGTGAAAAATAGCCGTCTTTAAATCATATTATAGTTATATCTTCCCTAAACATGATCCGTATATGCTATGGAATTTTGTTGATGATGGCAGGAAAAATATTACTTCGTGAGCCTTGCTGAATATTTTAGCTATGCTCAATTTGAAACAAAGGAACACAGTTCATTTCTTGAAAACAGAATCCGGacatttttattccatttgcTACTTTCACCAAAGCATTTTACATGTCTAAATCTGTACCGTTAACTCAAGAGTTATAAACTATAAGGGCAACAGATGCACTTTTCTGTCCCtagaatgatttttaaatttttattcaatgctACTTGACACTTAGAATCCGGTATGAAATTCATGCCTTTAGCAGAATGTTACATATGTTTGGTTTCTAAGCGTGTCCGCAGAATGGACCCGCGCAACccaaaaaatttgcttttcacTTTGTTTTCTTTCTCAGTGTTTCACTTAAACTGATTGCTGATCATATTCGaaacacatacaagcataccgTTAACAATAGGTGACAGACTCAAGTGGCAATAATGCTgctgaaattgtttattttagaaatatcatCTCTACCGTcgaatttatataaatgtgaGTTATTAGCCGAGACTTTTCTCAGTAGTCGGTCATTACTGTAAGCTGTAACAAGTCAAACAAATCAAGAGAATGCCGCCAAACAATAGCCAAAATTATAATGCTGATGAATTGGAAGCACCTGCGTGGTTGAACGATGAGTTCTTTACCAAAGTGTTGCGCAATTTCGAAACCGATGCCAAGGAGCTGCAGCTATTAAAAACGGAACTGTCGCCCGCCACACTCAAAGGAGATCATTACGCGAGTGTTATGTTTCGTGCCGTTGTCGAGTATGAGTGCGATGGCAGGCAGAAGACAAAAAGGATGATTATGAAAACAATGCCTGCGATGGATGGACACAAGAAGGATATGTTTGGAGATTCaacaatatttgaaattgaaatagaCATGTACACGCGGGTGATACCACGTTTCGAGCAGATATTAAGAGACATCGGCGATGATACTGTACTCAAGGCACCGTGAGTCATATACATACGCTGCTATACTTTATGTTAACTCATtgtagattttttttgtatacataaatcTCCACAGCATACTTTTCCATGAGCTAAGCCCCAGAAAGATTATCATCTTTGAAGATATTGTACCGTTGGGTTATGAAGTGCTGCGCGGCCGTTATGCAAATAGTGAGGAGATCAAGCAGGCCTACCTCAAACTAGCCAAATGGCATGCCATAagctacaaaataaatttagaggtgagtttatttacatatgtacatataactgtGTATTTATACTGCGTAATAAGaagctaaaataattttatctcaATTTGTTTAAGGAACCTGAGTATTTTGAAAACTATCGCCAAGGCCTACTCTCGATGCCGAAAATTGAGGACAATGAGTTCATGTCGCAAGGCGTTGATCTTTTAATTCGACAACTAGAGACAATGCCAACAATGCAAAATTATATACCGCTACTTGAATCTGTTCGCGAAAAGTTATTCAAGGGCGCCATCGCCTCCTTCAGGGAATACTTCGATGCGCCAAACGATGATGGTCTCTATGTGTTGTGCCACGGTGATTTTCACAGCAAAAATTTGATGTTCAAACATGATCCGAGTACGGGAAAATTATTGGATGTGATGTTATTGGATTATCAGTTGTCCTATGTCGGTCCAATGATCAACGACCTAATTTACTCGTATTATATGCTGTTGAATTCAGAGCAACGTGAAAACTTTCCACAGTGGCTGTAT contains the following coding sequences:
- the LOC125775269 gene encoding uncharacterized protein LOC125775269, with the translated sequence MPPNNSQNYNADELEAPAWLNDEFFTKVLRNFETDAKELQLLKTELSPATLKGDHYASVMFRAVVEYECDGRQKTKRMIMKTMPAMDGHKKDMFGDSTIFEIEIDMYTRVIPRFEQILRDIGDDTVLKAPILFHELSPRKIIIFEDIVPLGYEVLRGRYANSEEIKQAYLKLAKWHAISYKINLEEPEYFENYRQGLLSMPKIEDNEFMSQGVDLLIRQLETMPTMQNYIPLLESVREKLFKGAIASFREYFDAPNDDGLYVLCHGDFHSKNLMFKHDPSTGKLLDVMLLDYQLSYVGPMINDLIYSYYMLLNSEQRENFPQWLYFYYTQFKETLQKIGFEGRIPNLVQLLEQRTQQKYFELFLLTTFLPAWIAFHEGDTGPEDLMTCPDTRKRIYAGQEFLEELEKRLTKYLHLGYFEDN